The Sphingomonas alpina genome has a segment encoding these proteins:
- a CDS encoding aa3-type cytochrome c oxidase subunit IV, giving the protein MAGNSDMKAHEATYHSIISLLKWGAVACAVIAAAVIWLIAG; this is encoded by the coding sequence ATGGCCGGCAACAGTGACATGAAGGCGCACGAGGCGACCTATCACAGCATCATCAGCTTGCTGAAATGGGGCGCTGTCGCCTGTGCCGTGATCGCAGCTGCGGTCATCTGGCTGATCGCCGGCTAG